In Streptomyces chartreusis NRRL 3882, the following are encoded in one genomic region:
- the nrtL gene encoding ArgS-related anticodon-binding protein NrtL produces MTPVELSRTVLHAVRRAVDEGELSVTVPERAVVAPPGPGGCGDYATSIALQLAGAAGQPPRRVAEILRSRLADETSFADVVVTGPGFLNFSLERNASALLVDEILRHGRRYGHAEGFSGTVVQLRCPAEVRAVVVTDALARVLRSQGDAVRVTCDGRPAPEWETVLGVDGGHSGGHSGGHSGGHSGSRPGRRGSRTLADLDITIRPVPAPADPLPLGRDAARWALLHPAAHDRPRIPGDHLVQREANPLFRVRYAHARTRALLRNAADLGFHPEPGPVSDAEALLAALGDHPRVLTATAAHRGPDRLARHLVTVADATLPLLPAVLPLGDEKPSAAHRARLALAEAAGAVLAGGLSLLGIDAPDHL; encoded by the coding sequence GTGACCCCCGTCGAGCTCTCCCGCACCGTGCTGCACGCCGTGCGTCGCGCTGTCGACGAGGGTGAGCTCAGCGTGACCGTGCCGGAGCGGGCCGTGGTCGCTCCGCCGGGGCCCGGGGGCTGTGGCGACTACGCCACCAGCATCGCCCTCCAGCTGGCCGGCGCTGCAGGGCAGCCGCCGCGGCGCGTGGCCGAGATCCTGAGGTCGCGTCTCGCGGATGAGACCTCCTTCGCCGATGTCGTCGTCACCGGGCCCGGATTTCTCAACTTCAGCCTGGAACGCAACGCCTCCGCACTCCTCGTCGACGAGATCCTCCGGCATGGGCGGCGGTACGGCCACGCCGAGGGATTCAGCGGGACCGTCGTGCAGCTCCGGTGCCCGGCAGAGGTCCGTGCCGTCGTCGTCACGGATGCCCTGGCCCGAGTGCTGCGCAGCCAGGGCGACGCCGTACGCGTCACGTGCGACGGCCGGCCCGCGCCGGAGTGGGAGACCGTCCTAGGTGTGGACGGCGGCCACTCTGGTGGCCATTCGGGCGGCCACTCAGGTGGCCATTCCGGGAGCCGTCCCGGCCGTCGCGGTAGCCGCACCCTCGCCGACCTCGACATCACCATCCGCCCCGTCCCGGCCCCGGCCGACCCCCTTCCCCTCGGTCGCGACGCCGCCCGCTGGGCCCTGCTCCACCCGGCCGCCCACGACCGGCCCCGGATCCCCGGCGATCACCTGGTGCAGCGGGAGGCCAACCCTCTCTTCCGCGTCCGGTACGCCCACGCCCGCACCCGGGCACTCCTGCGCAACGCCGCCGACCTGGGCTTCCACCCCGAGCCCGGCCCCGTGAGCGACGCGGAGGCACTGCTCGCCGCCCTCGGCGACCACCCCCGCGTCCTCACCGCCACCGCCGCCCACCGCGGCCCCGACCGCCTGGCCCGGCACCTCGTCACCGTCGCCGACGCCACGCTGCCCCTGCTCCCCGCCGTGCTGCCCCTCGGCGACGAGAAACCCTCGGCCGCCCACCGCGCCCGGCTCGCCCTCGCCGAAGCCGCCGGGGCGGTGCTGGCCGGTGGCCTGTCCCTGCTCGGCATCGACGCACCCGACCACCTCTGA
- a CDS encoding response regulator produces the protein MLVVDDNKVIRQLIRVNLELEGLEVVTAADGAECLDVVHQVRPDAVTLDVVMPRLDGIRTAARLRADPRTRDVPLAIISACTQYEVEAGLEVGVDAFLAKPFEPAELVGMVRQLIERERSEGRPGGGGGAGGGGAPAYGSVLGAGEAERAGSAGG, from the coding sequence GTGCTTGTTGTGGACGACAACAAGGTCATCCGGCAGTTGATCAGGGTCAACCTCGAGCTGGAGGGGCTGGAGGTCGTGACCGCGGCCGATGGTGCCGAGTGTCTTGATGTCGTTCATCAGGTGCGGCCCGATGCCGTGACCCTCGACGTCGTCATGCCCCGGCTGGACGGGATCAGGACCGCCGCTCGCCTGCGAGCCGATCCGCGTACCCGTGACGTGCCCCTCGCCATCATCAGCGCTTGTACGCAGTACGAGGTCGAGGCCGGGCTCGAAGTGGGCGTCGACGCCTTCCTCGCCAAGCCCTTCGAGCCCGCTGAACTCGTCGGCATGGTGCGTCAGTTGATCGAGCGGGAGCGGAGTGAGGGCAGGCCGGGGGGCGGCGGTGGTGCCGGTGGCGGTGGTGCGCCCGCTTACGGGTCCGTCCTCGGTGCGGGGGAGGCCGAGCGGGCCGGGAGTGCCGGCGGGTGA
- a CDS encoding tyrosine-type recombinase/integrase, whose amino-acid sequence MKSLDVKVWGVRKRDTKTPSYGVRWSVAGNVFSDSFRTKALADHYRAKLMRAMRDGEEFDTETGLPASMEQKKSPLSWYDFALRYLAMKWPHAAPNTRDGINESLTSVTMELLVERAGRPSDEEIRKALRNWAFVLPGPNEREVPENVRNVLHWVAKASRPLADLAEPATARAVLDGLKLKLDGTAAAAETVRRKRRTLVNAANYAVDLGELRENPITAVRWQKPKVSNQVDPRVVANPEQARNLLAAVSYVGGYRRARGRRLVGLFAAMYFGGLRPAEAVGLVETDLVLPMQGWGSALLHRTRPSVGKQWTDSGETHDDRGLKNRPTEDVRPVPIPPQLVAVLRDHLATFGTAEDGRLFFSEKGSVVPSSTYYRVWQEARLLALPPAVAASPLASRPYDLRHSALSTWLNAGVDPTEVAERAGNSVEVLLTRYAKCLDGRQDVANRRIEDLLREYE is encoded by the coding sequence GTGAAGTCTCTCGACGTCAAGGTCTGGGGCGTACGCAAGCGGGACACCAAGACGCCCTCGTACGGCGTCCGCTGGTCCGTCGCGGGCAACGTCTTCTCGGACTCGTTCCGTACCAAGGCGCTCGCTGATCACTACCGAGCGAAGCTCATGCGCGCCATGCGGGACGGCGAAGAGTTCGACACGGAGACTGGCCTTCCGGCCTCTATGGAACAGAAGAAGTCGCCGTTGTCCTGGTACGACTTCGCCCTCAGGTACCTCGCGATGAAGTGGCCCCACGCTGCGCCCAACACGCGAGACGGCATCAACGAATCCCTTACCAGCGTGACCATGGAACTGCTTGTGGAGCGCGCGGGGAGGCCGTCCGACGAGGAGATCCGTAAGGCATTACGCAACTGGGCCTTCGTGCTGCCAGGGCCGAACGAGCGAGAGGTCCCGGAGAACGTCCGGAACGTTCTGCACTGGGTGGCAAAGGCATCCCGACCGCTTGCGGATCTCGCTGAACCCGCAACGGCCCGTGCGGTGCTGGACGGGCTGAAGCTGAAGCTCGACGGCACCGCCGCAGCCGCTGAGACCGTGCGGCGGAAGCGGCGGACCCTCGTCAACGCTGCGAACTACGCGGTCGACCTGGGGGAGCTCCGTGAGAATCCGATCACGGCGGTGCGCTGGCAGAAGCCCAAGGTCTCGAACCAGGTCGATCCGCGCGTTGTCGCCAACCCGGAGCAGGCCCGCAATCTCCTGGCAGCGGTGTCCTACGTGGGTGGCTACCGGCGGGCTCGCGGTCGGCGCCTCGTCGGGTTGTTCGCGGCGATGTATTTCGGTGGCCTCCGTCCTGCTGAGGCGGTCGGCCTGGTGGAGACTGACCTCGTGCTCCCCATGCAGGGCTGGGGGTCAGCGCTGCTCCACCGGACCCGTCCTTCGGTCGGCAAGCAGTGGACCGACTCGGGGGAGACGCACGACGACCGCGGACTCAAGAATCGGCCGACCGAGGACGTTCGGCCCGTGCCCATCCCGCCCCAGCTCGTCGCCGTGCTGCGCGATCACCTGGCCACCTTCGGCACGGCGGAAGACGGGCGGCTCTTCTTCAGTGAGAAGGGCTCGGTCGTCCCGTCCTCGACCTACTACCGCGTGTGGCAGGAGGCTCGGCTCCTGGCGCTCCCGCCGGCCGTAGCGGCCTCGCCGCTCGCGAGTCGGCCGTACGACCTTCGGCACTCGGCGCTGTCGACGTGGCTCAACGCCGGAGTCGACCCGACTGAGGTTGCCGAGCGCGCCGGCAACAGCGTTGAGGTCCTGCTGACCCGCTACGCGAAGTGCCTCGATGGACGGCAGGACGTCGCCAACCGCCGCATCGAGGACCTCCTCCGCGAGTACGAGTGA
- a CDS encoding helix-turn-helix transcriptional regulator, with protein sequence MDRRRDELMTVRQVLDELGGVSRRTFYRWRELGYGPAAFKLPNGELRVWRSDFTAWLRQLEAAA encoded by the coding sequence ATGGACCGCCGTCGAGACGAACTGATGACCGTCCGCCAGGTCCTGGATGAGCTGGGCGGAGTCTCTCGCCGGACGTTCTATCGCTGGCGCGAGCTCGGATACGGGCCTGCCGCCTTCAAGTTGCCCAACGGGGAGCTGCGGGTGTGGCGGAGTGACTTCACCGCGTGGCTGCGACAGCTGGAGGCGGCGGCGTGA
- a CDS encoding replication initiator, with translation MLASLGNLPELAHQLSGLGGCTHPVRLDGHRTEYAINTTTGEIGNVLRHLDSASLPAGQLLVRCNNRRATRCAACAETYRRDTYHLITAGLRGGKCTSEQVAAHPRVFATFTAPSFGPVHNRPSGGRDCRCGIRHDEQDPALGTPLDPDTYDYEAAVLWNAHAGALWRRFSIYLRREVAKRAGLTQRAFRHHARVSFAKVAEYQKRGAVHFHAVIRLDGPEGGDTAPPTWATADLLTDAIQVAATAARLDGPKIDGRAHRFVFGRQLDVRTIRSADFDDGQELTERAVAAYIAKYATKGAETATGTLDRPIRFLAELAQARITEHARRMIRTACSLGARRELADLRLRAWAHMLGFRGHFSTKSRRYSTTLGALRDARAEWRRAQAAPAVPQDGETTLVLAHWVFAGTGLSHGETWLAASLEAAPGTEGEPTWTAVETN, from the coding sequence ATGCTGGCTTCCCTCGGCAACCTGCCCGAGCTGGCCCACCAACTCTCCGGCCTGGGCGGCTGCACCCACCCGGTCCGCCTCGACGGCCACCGCACCGAGTACGCGATCAACACGACGACCGGCGAGATCGGCAACGTCCTGCGTCACCTGGACTCCGCCAGCCTCCCCGCCGGACAGCTCCTCGTCCGCTGCAACAACCGCCGCGCAACCCGGTGCGCGGCCTGCGCCGAGACCTACCGTCGCGACACCTACCACCTGATCACCGCCGGACTGCGCGGCGGCAAGTGCACCTCGGAACAGGTGGCGGCGCACCCGCGCGTCTTCGCCACCTTCACCGCCCCGAGCTTCGGACCGGTCCACAACCGTCCCTCGGGCGGCCGGGACTGCCGCTGCGGCATCCGCCACGACGAACAGGATCCCGCCCTGGGCACTCCGCTCGACCCGGACACCTACGACTACGAAGCGGCCGTCCTCTGGAACGCGCACGCCGGTGCCCTGTGGCGGCGCTTCTCGATCTACCTACGCCGGGAGGTCGCCAAGCGCGCCGGCCTCACACAGCGGGCGTTCCGGCACCACGCGCGGGTCTCCTTCGCGAAGGTGGCCGAGTACCAAAAGCGCGGTGCCGTCCACTTCCACGCGGTCATCCGCCTCGACGGCCCAGAGGGCGGCGACACCGCACCTCCGACCTGGGCCACCGCCGACCTGCTCACCGACGCCATCCAGGTCGCGGCCACGGCTGCGCGCCTGGACGGACCGAAGATCGACGGCCGGGCGCATCGCTTTGTCTTCGGCCGTCAGCTCGACGTGCGCACGATCCGCTCCGCCGACTTCGACGACGGCCAGGAGCTGACCGAACGGGCCGTAGCGGCGTACATCGCCAAGTACGCCACCAAGGGTGCCGAGACAGCGACCGGCACCCTGGACCGGCCGATCCGCTTCCTCGCCGAGCTGGCCCAGGCCCGGATCACCGAGCACGCCCGGCGCATGATCCGAACTGCCTGTTCCCTCGGTGCTCGCCGCGAGCTGGCAGACCTCCGCCTTCGGGCGTGGGCGCACATGCTCGGCTTCCGAGGCCACTTCTCCACCAAGTCCCGCCGCTACTCCACGACCCTCGGTGCACTCCGCGACGCCCGTGCCGAGTGGCGCCGGGCTCAAGCGGCGCCGGCCGTCCCGCAGGACGGCGAAACCACGCTCGTCCTTGCCCACTGGGTGTTCGCCGGCACTGGCCTCAGCCATGGCGAAACCTGGCTTGCCGCCTCACTCGAAGCCGCCCCTGGAACGGAAGGAGAACCAACATGGACCGCCGTCGAGACGAACTGA
- a CDS encoding mobile element transfer protein yields the protein MPANRRFRHVVRIGPVQVGTYYDGRGREKHTAACTAPRCGFSTDYDSRAAAELAARTHRCAVR from the coding sequence ATGCCCGCCAACCGCCGTTTCCGCCACGTCGTCCGCATCGGCCCGGTCCAGGTCGGCACGTACTACGACGGCCGGGGCCGCGAGAAGCACACCGCCGCCTGCACGGCCCCGCGCTGCGGCTTCTCCACGGACTACGACAGCCGCGCCGCCGCCGAGCTGGCCGCCCGCACCCATCGCTGCGCCGTCCGCTGA
- a CDS encoding DUF2637 domain-containing protein: MRAHLARVDAVLVQAVIAAALSFAHLHDLASAAGQHGWKAWAYPVSVDLLLVAAWRRLRSGGGKAGGWCWFLVALTASLGANVATAGLLDLGAVPAWLRILVAGWPAVAFLGGTLLAHTAHDRTGEPAPVIPEPTASEPEPRPAIAPSSVPVPAALVDHARKVASEHRARTGAAIDTPTLRARLGVPAQLAEAIAAQL, encoded by the coding sequence GTGCGCGCCCACCTGGCCCGCGTCGACGCGGTGCTCGTGCAGGCGGTCATCGCCGCCGCGCTGTCCTTCGCCCACCTGCACGACCTGGCCTCGGCCGCAGGACAGCACGGGTGGAAGGCGTGGGCGTACCCGGTTTCCGTGGACCTGTTGCTGGTGGCGGCCTGGCGTCGACTGCGCTCCGGCGGGGGGAAAGCGGGCGGGTGGTGCTGGTTCCTCGTGGCGCTGACCGCGTCGCTCGGCGCCAACGTCGCCACCGCCGGCCTGCTCGACCTGGGCGCCGTACCCGCCTGGCTCCGCATCCTCGTCGCCGGATGGCCCGCGGTCGCCTTCCTCGGCGGCACCCTCCTCGCCCACACCGCACACGACAGGACCGGCGAACCCGCACCCGTCATCCCCGAGCCGACGGCCTCTGAGCCCGAACCTCGACCGGCCATCGCCCCTTCCTCGGTGCCGGTCCCGGCCGCGCTCGTCGACCACGCCCGAAAGGTCGCCTCCGAACACCGAGCGCGGACCGGAGCGGCCATCGACACTCCGACACTCCGCGCACGGCTCGGCGTACCGGCACAACTGGCCGAAGCCATCGCCGCACAGCTCTGA
- a CDS encoding helix-turn-helix domain-containing protein, producing MWTLSTEYQKALGRKIAFHRKRRGLSQKEFAGLLGRSEAWVSQVERGVRRIGRMTVLEKVADVLEIPVAELAAEAPIVASIAEGEPPGASRLRMVLSAAHSLKAVLAPQNASADVPALRAEVDRAWSLTHQGNYADLAELLEGLVPRLEAATRSAAEAERPELFRLLAVMYHTCSGALANMGEPEAAWIAVDRAVVAAERANDPLLMAAGEFRLSLVFLGARHFEQAAQVSGSAADALRPLAESGQIEAVALRGALTLQRAVAAARLNLADEAYGYLRDAREMAEQVGDGRNDYNTEFGPTNVGLHEVAVAVDLGDAGVALRAAQAVDESGLSAERQTRFQIDVARAYAQRRQVADAVSALLRARELSPEMVRALPMVKQLAADLLTMAQPPSEELRTLAAELGVHEVRTGT from the coding sequence GTGTGGACGTTGAGCACTGAGTATCAGAAGGCGCTCGGTCGCAAGATCGCCTTCCATCGCAAGCGCCGAGGGCTGTCGCAGAAGGAGTTCGCCGGCCTGCTGGGGCGCTCGGAAGCCTGGGTGTCCCAGGTGGAGCGGGGCGTACGCCGCATCGGCCGGATGACCGTGCTGGAAAAGGTCGCCGACGTCCTTGAAATTCCGGTCGCCGAGTTGGCGGCTGAGGCCCCCATCGTTGCGTCGATCGCCGAAGGCGAGCCACCTGGGGCGAGTCGCCTGCGGATGGTGCTGAGCGCCGCGCACTCACTGAAGGCGGTCCTCGCGCCGCAGAACGCTTCCGCTGATGTTCCGGCGCTTCGCGCCGAGGTCGACCGTGCCTGGTCACTTACGCATCAGGGCAACTATGCCGACCTGGCCGAGTTGCTCGAGGGGCTCGTTCCCCGGCTGGAGGCGGCCACTCGCTCGGCTGCTGAGGCGGAGCGTCCGGAACTGTTCCGGCTGCTGGCGGTCATGTACCACACGTGCAGTGGTGCGCTCGCGAACATGGGCGAGCCCGAGGCGGCCTGGATCGCCGTGGACCGTGCGGTGGTCGCTGCCGAGCGGGCGAATGATCCGCTGCTGATGGCGGCCGGTGAGTTCCGTCTGTCGCTGGTCTTTCTCGGTGCTCGTCACTTCGAGCAGGCGGCCCAGGTGTCCGGGAGTGCCGCTGATGCGCTGCGACCTCTGGCGGAGTCCGGGCAGATCGAGGCGGTGGCCCTGCGTGGCGCCCTGACCCTGCAACGGGCGGTTGCTGCCGCTCGGTTGAACCTTGCCGACGAGGCGTACGGGTATCTACGTGACGCCCGTGAGATGGCCGAACAGGTCGGTGACGGGCGCAACGACTACAACACCGAGTTCGGGCCGACCAACGTCGGCTTGCACGAGGTGGCCGTCGCGGTGGACCTGGGAGATGCCGGTGTCGCACTGCGGGCTGCGCAGGCCGTCGACGAGTCGGGGCTGTCCGCGGAACGGCAGACGCGCTTTCAGATCGATGTCGCCAGGGCCTATGCCCAGCGCCGGCAGGTCGCTGATGCGGTCTCGGCGCTGCTCAGGGCGCGTGAGTTGTCGCCCGAGATGGTGAGGGCCCTGCCGATGGTGAAGCAGCTTGCGGCGGACCTGTTGACCATGGCCCAGCCGCCCTCTGAGGAACTTCGCACCCTGGCGGCGGAGTTGGGCGTACACGAAGTACGGACTGGTACCTGA
- a CDS encoding putative quinol monooxygenase — protein sequence MFGLFVRFTCKDEEAAVAFDDLVTRTGEQIRANEPGTVIYTVHRVDGRPLERVFYELYRDKDAFEEHESKDYVRAFLSERDRYLSATEVDRLDFVSGKGVDVEH from the coding sequence ATGTTCGGTCTGTTTGTGCGCTTCACCTGCAAGGACGAAGAGGCGGCGGTTGCCTTCGATGACCTTGTGACCCGGACTGGTGAGCAGATCCGTGCGAACGAGCCCGGAACGGTGATCTACACGGTGCACCGCGTTGACGGCCGTCCTCTGGAGCGCGTGTTCTACGAGCTCTACCGGGACAAGGACGCCTTCGAAGAGCACGAGTCGAAGGACTACGTGCGGGCCTTCCTCTCCGAGCGGGACCGCTACCTCTCCGCCACGGAGGTTGATCGCCTGGACTTCGTGTCCGGCAAGGGTGTGGACGTTGAGCACTGA
- a CDS encoding ATP-binding protein, with the protein MPTHRRTFPGEPQQLGAVRSWTRATLNGHPHSEDAELIVTELGTNALMHTASGDPAGAFHVTLTVSELTVTIAVTDSGDAKTSPAVQHPSPNATHGRGLGMVTTLAHRVLVQGDDSGRTVTAELRSPAKLQEPTPCS; encoded by the coding sequence ATGCCCACCCACCGACGCACCTTCCCCGGAGAACCGCAACAACTCGGCGCGGTGCGCAGTTGGACCCGCGCGACACTGAACGGCCACCCCCACTCTGAAGACGCCGAGCTGATCGTCACCGAACTCGGCACCAACGCCCTCATGCACACCGCCAGCGGCGACCCGGCTGGCGCCTTCCACGTCACGCTCACGGTTTCCGAGCTGACCGTGACCATCGCAGTAACCGACTCCGGAGACGCTAAGACCAGTCCCGCGGTCCAGCACCCGTCCCCCAACGCCACCCACGGCCGAGGTCTCGGCATGGTCACCACCCTCGCCCACCGCGTCCTGGTCCAGGGCGACGACTCCGGCCGCACGGTCACCGCCGAACTCCGTAGCCCGGCCAAGCTCCAGGAGCCGACACCGTGCTCATGA